A window of Zingiber officinale cultivar Zhangliang chromosome 5A, Zo_v1.1, whole genome shotgun sequence contains these coding sequences:
- the LOC121979730 gene encoding peroxidase 57-like: MAIATAALALLCLLAVVPTGHGALQVGFYKGKCNGTDVEATVKRIIASRFSRDRTIVPILLRLHFHDCFVRGCDASILLDGKGGKKAEKDADPNKSVKGYDVIDQVKSALESKCPGVVSCADIIAIATRDAVVLGGGKQYTYSVQTGRRDGNVSVASEADSNLPGHTLSASQAIAKFKTKGLNASDTVLLLGAHTVGITHCSFVRPRLYNYNNSGKADPAMDPALVSRLKSTCPSSRPTANNFIVLDQRTPLTVDNSYYKQILARRGILKVDQNIATDKLTNATVKALATGSSFPTLFGRAMVRMGAIQVLTGKQGQIRKSCRVVNK; encoded by the exons ATGGCCATAGCCACCGCCGCCCTTGCTCTGCTTTGCCTCTTGGCCGTCGTCCCCACCGGCCACGGTGCTCTGCAGGTGGGATTCTATAAAGGGAAATGCAACGGCACCGACGTGGAAGCGACCGTCAAGAGGATCATCGCCTCCCGCTTTTCTCGTGATAGAACCATCGTTCCCATTCTCCTCCGCCTCCACTTCCACGACTGCTTCGTCAGG GGATGCGACGCTTCCATACTTTTGGATGGGAAAGGTGGGAAGAAAGCCGAGAAGGATGCAGACCCAAACAAAAGCGTCAAGGGCTACGATGTAATCGACCAGGTGAAGTCTGCTCTGGAGAGCAAGTGTCCCGGCGTCGTCTCCTGCGCTGATATCATCGCCATTGCCACCAGAGATGCTGTCGTCCtg GGCGGTGGGAAACAGTATACTTATTCAGTTCAAACGGGGAGGAGGGATGGCAACGTCTCAGTCGCATCGGAAGCCGACAGTAATCTCCCTGGACATACATTATCTGCTTCTCAGGCTATTGCCAAGTTCAAAACGAAAGGGCTCAATGCATCAGACACAGTGCTACTACTTG GGGCTCACACTGTCGGGATCACTCACTGCTCCTTCGTCCGACCACGGCTCTACAACTACAACAACTCCGGCAAGGCCGATCCCGCCATGGATCCCGCCCTCGTCTCCAGGCTCAAGTCCACGTGCCCCTCATCGAGACCTACCGCCAACAACTTCATCGTCCTCGATCAGAGAACGCCGTTGACGGTGGACAACAGCTACTACAAGCAGATCCTGGCGAGGAGAGGCATCCTCAAGGTGGACCAGAACATTGCGACCGATAAGTTGACCAACGCCACCGTCAAGGCGCTGGCCACCGGCTCCAGCTTTCCGACTCTGTTCGGCCGCGCCATGGTGAGGATGGGCGCCATCCAGGTGCTTACCGGGAAACAGGGACAGATTCGCAAGTCGTgcagagtcgtcaacaaatga